Proteins encoded in a region of the Devosia sp. RR2S18 genome:
- the fcl gene encoding GDP-L-fucose synthase, giving the protein MTYDLRGKRVWVAGHGGMVGGAVVKRLTCEQCDVVTVGRDVVDLRRQSDVEAFVADASPHVIVIAAAKVGGILANETQPAEFLYDNLMIEANIIAAAHENETEKLLFLGSSCIYPKLAPQPIPEEALLAGPLEPTNEWYAVAKIAGVKLAQAYRRQYGRDYVSAMPTNLYGPGDNFDLASSHVLPALIRKAHEAKLRGDKTISVWGTGSPRREFLHADDCADALVFLLKEYSGENHINVGSGEDITILELTRLVCDIVGFDGEILLDPTKPDGTPRKLMNSNKLLDLGWRPRIPLPTGIQQTYDWYVRHAPREAFADIG; this is encoded by the coding sequence ATGACGTATGACCTTCGCGGAAAGCGCGTCTGGGTTGCCGGGCATGGCGGAATGGTGGGCGGGGCGGTGGTCAAACGATTAACTTGCGAACAGTGCGACGTGGTTACCGTCGGTCGCGACGTAGTCGATTTGCGGCGACAGAGCGACGTGGAGGCATTCGTAGCCGACGCGTCTCCCCATGTCATAGTGATCGCGGCCGCTAAGGTCGGGGGGATACTCGCGAACGAGACCCAGCCGGCTGAATTTTTATACGACAATCTCATGATTGAGGCGAACATCATCGCAGCTGCACATGAGAACGAAACAGAGAAGCTGCTGTTTCTGGGATCATCCTGCATATACCCCAAACTTGCGCCGCAGCCGATCCCGGAAGAGGCGTTGCTAGCCGGCCCCCTTGAGCCAACCAATGAGTGGTATGCAGTGGCCAAGATCGCGGGTGTCAAGCTGGCGCAGGCCTACCGACGGCAGTATGGCCGCGATTATGTTTCTGCGATGCCGACCAATCTGTATGGTCCCGGCGACAATTTCGATCTGGCATCCAGTCACGTGCTCCCGGCTTTGATCCGCAAAGCCCACGAGGCTAAGCTTCGTGGCGACAAGACCATCTCGGTTTGGGGTACCGGCTCACCGCGTCGAGAGTTTTTACATGCTGATGATTGTGCCGACGCACTCGTCTTTCTGCTCAAGGAATACTCGGGCGAAAATCACATCAATGTAGGATCGGGTGAGGACATCACCATTCTTGAGCTAACGAGGCTGGTCTGCGACATAGTCGGCTTTGACGGCGAGATCTTGCTTGATCCCACTAAGCCTGACGGCACACCACGCAAGTTAATGAACAGCAACAAGCTCCTTGATCTAGGATGGCGGCCAAGGATCCCGCTTCCAACAGGCATCCAGCAAACCTATGACTGGTACGTCAGACACGCCCCTCGTGAAGCGTTTGCCGATATTGGGTAG
- a CDS encoding M48 family metallopeptidase, which produces MLRFGSAVFNKCRRRYTIRYLVLNSVGAKYAKNRVEVDSLYFHILINSSAAAAKAVAGQSARPTRFDKEQQEPCLSPGVCLAIRVTRSMCTNCLSRKQSAASVDLARRKTLLLVGSAALVPVVGGCDRISEIPGRLIPDGMVEQMGSESWQRIVAQTALSTNPEYISTAAEITGRLLAAAGETPTSWEVRVFAGAEVNAFALPGGKIGIYEGMFSVAELPDQLAAVIGHEIGHNTAQHSEERIAAALAQELGLRLVSTALQLGDVAYANEIAALLGVGVEFGLVLPYSRRQELEADRIGLSVMDQAGYDPYQAITLWQRMAAMAGTRGPAFLSTHPDPERRIEALSAILEEGSDF; this is translated from the coding sequence ATGCTGCGCTTTGGGAGTGCTGTCTTCAACAAGTGCCGCCGGCGCTACACTATTCGCTACCTCGTCTTGAACAGTGTTGGCGCCAAATATGCGAAGAATCGCGTCGAGGTCGACTCGCTCTACTTCCACATTCTCATCAACTCATCAGCAGCCGCAGCCAAGGCCGTAGCTGGGCAGAGTGCCCGCCCGACGAGGTTCGACAAGGAACAGCAGGAACCGTGCCTTTCACCCGGCGTTTGCCTCGCAATCAGGGTTACAAGAAGCATGTGCACAAACTGCCTATCCCGAAAGCAATCGGCTGCCAGCGTGGACCTGGCTCGGCGAAAAACGCTGCTTTTGGTCGGTTCGGCAGCTCTCGTTCCCGTGGTCGGCGGGTGCGACCGCATCTCGGAAATTCCTGGCCGACTTATTCCCGACGGAATGGTCGAACAGATGGGTAGCGAAAGCTGGCAGCGTATTGTCGCGCAAACGGCTCTCTCCACAAACCCAGAGTATATCAGCACGGCAGCTGAGATCACTGGGCGACTACTTGCTGCGGCCGGAGAGACACCAACCTCCTGGGAAGTGCGCGTTTTCGCCGGAGCGGAAGTGAACGCCTTTGCTCTACCTGGCGGCAAGATCGGCATTTACGAAGGGATGTTTAGCGTCGCCGAACTGCCCGATCAGTTAGCTGCAGTCATCGGTCACGAGATCGGTCACAACACCGCCCAACACTCCGAGGAGCGCATCGCTGCTGCCTTGGCGCAGGAGCTAGGCCTGCGCCTGGTTAGCACGGCGCTGCAGCTGGGTGACGTCGCCTACGCCAACGAGATTGCTGCCCTTCTTGGTGTTGGCGTCGAGTTCGGTCTCGTCCTTCCCTACTCGCGCAGACAGGAACTGGAGGCCGATCGCATCGGATTGTCGGTGATGGATCAGGCGGGATACGACCCCTACCAAGCGATTACGCTTTGGCAAAGGATGGCAGCCATGGCCGGTACTCGTGGCCCCGCCTTCTTGTCGACGCACCCCGATCCGGAACGCCGCATTGAAGCCTTAAGCGCGATTCTTGAAGAAGGTAGCGACTTTTGA
- a CDS encoding calcium/sodium antiporter yields MTWLMLVGGLVLLLVGGELLVRGAVRVASQLGVSPLIIGLTLVGFGTSTPELVTSVQAAMNGSPGIAFGNIVGSNIANLLLILGASALVSPIIVQSSALRRDAVVMVAVAIVFAMLSPLFPLGRLIGILFVAALGIYIYVAFRQEAAATATHGAAFDKSAAAQGADPALAPVPPQGGSLVVPLLTSLLGLGIVVVGGYFLVNGAVALARSFGISETIIGLTIVAVGTSMPELVTSLVAAVRREADVAFGNIIGSNIYNILGIGGVTALITPSQVPPQIAGFDNIVMVAVSALVVVLAYTGRRLARWEGAVLVAGYIVYVWWLWP; encoded by the coding sequence ATGACTTGGCTGATGCTCGTTGGTGGATTGGTTTTGCTTCTGGTTGGCGGCGAGCTTTTGGTGCGGGGCGCCGTTCGCGTGGCCAGCCAACTCGGCGTCTCCCCCCTGATCATAGGACTGACACTTGTCGGCTTCGGCACCTCGACGCCAGAACTGGTCACGTCCGTGCAGGCAGCGATGAACGGCTCGCCCGGTATCGCCTTTGGCAACATTGTCGGCTCGAACATTGCCAATCTACTGCTGATCCTGGGAGCATCGGCGCTGGTCTCCCCCATCATCGTCCAATCCTCAGCTCTGCGCCGCGATGCAGTCGTGATGGTGGCTGTCGCGATTGTCTTCGCCATGCTGTCGCCGCTGTTCCCGCTGGGGCGGCTTATCGGTATTTTGTTTGTCGCCGCTCTGGGTATCTACATCTATGTTGCCTTCCGGCAGGAGGCGGCCGCCACGGCGACACACGGAGCTGCCTTTGACAAGAGTGCTGCGGCCCAGGGGGCCGATCCGGCTCTTGCCCCGGTTCCCCCACAGGGCGGCTCGCTCGTGGTGCCGCTCCTGACGTCACTATTGGGCTTGGGCATCGTCGTCGTTGGCGGCTATTTCCTCGTCAATGGTGCCGTTGCCCTGGCGCGCTCCTTTGGTATTTCCGAGACTATTATCGGCCTCACCATCGTGGCTGTGGGCACCTCGATGCCAGAACTGGTCACCTCGCTTGTGGCGGCGGTGCGGCGTGAAGCAGATGTGGCCTTTGGCAACATTATCGGCTCCAACATCTACAATATTCTGGGGATCGGTGGCGTTACGGCGCTGATCACGCCCTCTCAGGTGCCCCCGCAAATCGCCGGCTTTGACAACATCGTCATGGTAGCGGTCTCCGCCTTGGTCGTCGTGCTCGCCTATACCGGACGACGTCTCGCACGCTGGGAAGGCGCGGTCCTCGTTGCTGGCTATATCGTCTATGTGTGGTGGCTCTGGCCCTAG
- a CDS encoding mechanosensitive ion channel domain-containing protein: MGSDLSDLVLPLLAIEGFPLLDIVASAALLALLVVIRLVATRMLRSKTEASPHIQRRWAATIRNILFFLGLIGLVLIWAPQLRTFALSLTAVAVALVVATKELILCFSGSFLRASTRSFAIGDGIEIGTIRGEVVDHNIFVTALHEFDGNAQSFQFTGRTVVVPNSILLNTPVRNFSLLREFTYHSFSLTLEPTANVFEHQDMIEATVEQHYAPHRERAAQVNAAIERRSSVDLKDALVAVRFGTTDIGRYRVTITLFCPSSAAETLERQITCDLMSRLHDLARQAVSEGEQASPAGE, translated from the coding sequence ATGGGATCTGACCTAAGCGACCTTGTTTTACCGCTACTGGCAATCGAGGGCTTTCCACTGCTCGACATCGTGGCTTCGGCGGCTCTGCTCGCCCTCCTTGTGGTGATCCGCCTCGTTGCCACCCGCATGCTCCGGAGCAAGACAGAAGCCAGCCCGCATATTCAGCGGCGATGGGCCGCAACCATCCGCAATATCTTGTTCTTCCTTGGCCTGATTGGCTTGGTGCTGATCTGGGCCCCGCAACTGCGTACCTTTGCCCTCTCGCTGACCGCTGTTGCCGTGGCCCTCGTGGTCGCCACCAAGGAGCTTATCCTGTGTTTTTCAGGGTCGTTCCTGCGCGCCTCGACTCGATCCTTCGCCATCGGCGATGGGATCGAAATCGGCACCATCCGAGGCGAGGTTGTGGACCACAACATCTTCGTCACCGCGTTGCACGAGTTTGACGGTAATGCTCAGTCTTTCCAGTTCACTGGCCGGACTGTGGTGGTTCCGAACAGCATCCTGCTCAACACTCCGGTGCGCAATTTTTCGCTCTTGCGAGAGTTCACCTATCATAGCTTCTCGCTGACCCTTGAGCCAACAGCGAATGTATTCGAGCACCAGGATATGATCGAGGCGACCGTCGAGCAACACTATGCCCCGCACCGAGAACGAGCCGCTCAGGTCAATGCCGCTATCGAGCGGCGCAGCTCTGTCGACCTGAAGGATGCACTAGTGGCCGTGCGTTTTGGCACCACCGACATCGGCAGGTACCGCGTCACCATCACCCTGTTTTGCCCCAGCAGCGCCGCCGAGACACTGGAGCGGCAGATCACCTGCGATCTCATGAGCCGCCTGCACGATCTAGCGCGGCAGGCAGTTTCCGAAGGCGAGCAGGCCAGTCCAGCGGGAGAGTAA
- a CDS encoding YqaA family protein gives MLRALYHWTMSLASSPRANIGLAVVSFAESSFFPIPPDVLLLPMVLADRQRAWRIALICTLASVAGAVLGYAIGAVLFEQLAMPVLNFYGYGERFSDFAEAYHEWGPAIVLMAGLTPFPFKVITIASGATGMDLPIFLVAAVVARGIRFYAVAALLYWFGPPVRAFIEKRLTLVFCITTAVFFAGFAAARLLVH, from the coding sequence ATGCTGAGAGCTCTCTATCACTGGACCATGTCGCTGGCGAGCAGTCCTCGTGCGAACATTGGTCTGGCAGTAGTGTCCTTCGCCGAGAGCTCATTTTTCCCCATTCCCCCCGATGTTCTGCTCTTGCCCATGGTCTTGGCAGATCGTCAACGCGCATGGCGAATAGCGCTCATATGCACCCTTGCTTCGGTTGCTGGGGCGGTCTTGGGATACGCAATTGGTGCCGTGCTGTTCGAGCAATTGGCCATGCCGGTACTGAATTTCTACGGCTATGGAGAGCGGTTCAGCGACTTCGCCGAGGCTTACCATGAGTGGGGTCCTGCTATCGTCTTGATGGCTGGTCTGACTCCGTTCCCATTCAAGGTGATAACGATCGCCAGCGGTGCAACGGGCATGGACCTCCCGATTTTTCTCGTTGCTGCTGTCGTTGCGCGGGGTATCCGGTTCTATGCGGTTGCCGCGCTGCTCTACTGGTTTGGACCACCTGTCAGAGCATTCATCGAGAAACGGCTCACATTGGTCTTCTGCATCACGACGGCCGTTTTCTTTGCAGGATTCGCGGCGGCTCGCCTGCTGGTTCACTAG
- a CDS encoding undecaprenyl-diphosphate phosphatase, translating to MEGVELAFLALVQGITEFLPVSSSGHLILGRTLLQSAGLAPLSLSAAEELSLDVSLHVGSLGAIIVYFWRDMLMLLGGLRDALMMRRSTAAQTLGVLIVASLPLVAAGLLLKDLIIDAGRSVAIIAGTTLTFGVLLFVADRRPVGRRSISEVSYRDALIVGLAQCLAIIPGVSRSGICMTAARLIRLDRPLSARLAMLMAIPAILGAGTLSTFDLAQSGDAAFTTYAIWGGLLAFVSALISIALLMRWLARQNYTPFVIYRVALGLLLIALLITKLV from the coding sequence GTGGAAGGTGTCGAGCTCGCTTTTCTGGCGCTAGTCCAAGGCATCACTGAGTTTTTGCCAGTGAGTTCATCAGGACATTTGATCCTGGGTCGAACGCTGTTGCAGTCCGCTGGCCTAGCCCCTCTGTCCTTATCTGCGGCAGAGGAGCTCTCGCTGGACGTCTCTCTTCATGTCGGCTCCCTTGGGGCTATCATCGTCTACTTCTGGCGCGACATGCTGATGCTGCTAGGGGGGCTACGTGACGCGCTGATGATGCGAAGAAGCACTGCAGCGCAAACTTTGGGCGTTCTCATCGTGGCCAGCCTGCCACTCGTAGCCGCAGGGCTACTCCTCAAAGACTTGATCATCGATGCCGGGCGATCTGTTGCCATCATCGCCGGGACAACTCTAACTTTCGGCGTGCTGCTCTTTGTTGCGGACCGCCGTCCGGTAGGGCGGCGAAGCATATCTGAAGTGTCCTATAGAGACGCTCTGATAGTTGGTCTGGCGCAATGCCTGGCAATTATCCCGGGCGTCAGCCGGTCGGGCATCTGCATGACGGCAGCGCGCCTTATCAGGCTCGACCGGCCGCTTTCCGCCCGGCTGGCGATGTTGATGGCCATTCCCGCCATTTTGGGCGCTGGAACACTTAGCACCTTTGACCTCGCGCAAAGCGGCGATGCAGCGTTCACCACTTATGCGATCTGGGGCGGGCTGCTGGCTTTTGTCAGCGCCCTCATATCAATCGCGCTCTTGATGCGCTGGCTGGCGCGGCAGAACTATACCCCCTTTGTCATCTACCGAGTGGCCTTGGGGCTGCTGCTGATCGCACTTCTGATTACCAAGCTGGTTTGA
- a CDS encoding DUF3618 domain-containing protein, translating into MTDPAAPAGKDNGLDQLERQAEQHRADFAQTVEELRRRISPKAIKADLRRRTTGIGKGMLAGLEQRALDNPLQAAALGAGVAYPVWRILQNLPAPILLLGAGVALAGRGSNEKAERVRSSNSGQVTSLSEPAQVDEHAGEVTKSNSRAVSTASSYASSTYQAGAEASAEAARKAADAGRATRDSVDETIERYPLVVTGAGLLLGAALAACLPSSRTERQLFGETSDRLKDQARGTVAHALDEVTAAGERIVENTLDEAQEQGLTPSNAQRALRKAGGSARAVADRASGAAFDEEAASPGEKAASNTSSKQDDS; encoded by the coding sequence ATGACTGACCCTGCCGCGCCTGCCGGAAAAGACAACGGCCTGGATCAACTCGAAAGGCAGGCCGAGCAACATCGGGCGGATTTCGCTCAGACCGTTGAAGAACTACGCCGTCGCATATCGCCCAAAGCTATTAAGGCCGACCTGAGGCGGCGCACCACAGGCATCGGTAAAGGAATGCTCGCCGGTCTGGAGCAAAGGGCCTTGGATAACCCTCTCCAAGCTGCGGCGTTAGGCGCAGGCGTGGCTTATCCGGTGTGGCGCATTCTTCAGAACCTGCCAGCGCCGATACTGCTCCTAGGTGCCGGGGTTGCCTTAGCGGGGCGTGGCTCGAACGAGAAGGCAGAGCGGGTTCGCTCGTCGAACTCTGGTCAGGTCACCTCTTTATCCGAACCAGCCCAAGTCGATGAGCACGCCGGCGAGGTGACCAAATCCAACTCCCGGGCCGTCTCCACCGCCTCGTCCTACGCCTCATCCACCTATCAAGCGGGCGCCGAGGCGTCTGCAGAAGCTGCGCGAAAAGCTGCCGACGCCGGCCGCGCGACGCGCGATAGCGTTGATGAAACGATTGAGCGATACCCTCTGGTGGTTACTGGTGCCGGTTTACTGTTGGGCGCGGCTCTTGCGGCCTGCCTTCCCTCGAGCCGAACCGAGCGCCAGCTCTTCGGGGAGACAAGCGATCGGCTCAAGGATCAGGCGCGGGGAACCGTAGCCCACGCTTTGGACGAGGTTACGGCAGCGGGCGAACGGATCGTCGAAAACACTCTGGATGAAGCGCAAGAACAAGGGCTCACTCCGAGTAATGCGCAAAGGGCGCTGCGGAAGGCTGGCGGTTCGGCGCGAGCGGTTGCCGATCGCGCCAGCGGTGCAGCGTTCGACGAGGAGGCTGCCTCGCCTGGAGAGAAGGCAGCCAGCAATACCAGCAGCAAGCAAGACGATAGCTAA
- a CDS encoding phage holin family protein, whose translation MSMSTDDASLGTLFSEALSQLRALLRTEVQLAKSELSKKASNAGLALAMLAAGAAFALATIVMLLFTVAALLADAGVPSGLAALLATLLGALVTIGLSWAGLQRLKAKALIPERTIRQLRHDAAAAKGRF comes from the coding sequence ATGTCTATGTCCACGGACGATGCCTCTCTTGGCACTCTCTTCTCCGAAGCGCTGAGCCAGCTGCGGGCGCTGCTGCGCACCGAGGTGCAGTTAGCCAAGTCGGAGTTGTCCAAGAAGGCTTCAAATGCCGGGCTGGCCTTGGCCATGCTGGCCGCAGGCGCTGCCTTCGCGCTTGCCACCATTGTCATGCTCCTGTTCACCGTTGCCGCGCTGCTTGCCGATGCGGGGGTGCCCTCAGGATTAGCGGCGCTTCTCGCTACCCTGCTGGGAGCCTTGGTGACCATCGGCCTCTCCTGGGCAGGACTCCAGAGGCTGAAGGCCAAGGCGCTCATTCCAGAGCGCACGATACGTCAACTTCGTCATGATGCGGCGGCAGCGAAAGGACGATTCTGA
- a CDS encoding YsnF/AvaK domain-containing protein encodes MSSDQDKLTIAEETAYAEKQDVVTGRVRITTRTETKDELVEALLAREEVSVERVAVERDVDVVPDVRTEGDVTIVPLVEEVLVVEKRLRLREELHIRRTVSQDPVEVPVTLRKQRAEIHRDGPNQNNEEEI; translated from the coding sequence ATGTCGAGTGATCAAGACAAACTCACCATCGCCGAAGAGACCGCGTACGCTGAAAAGCAAGACGTAGTCACTGGGCGGGTTCGAATTACCACCCGCACTGAGACCAAAGATGAGCTGGTCGAAGCGCTGCTGGCCCGGGAAGAAGTTTCTGTAGAGCGGGTTGCAGTAGAACGCGACGTCGACGTCGTCCCAGATGTACGTACCGAAGGGGACGTCACAATTGTACCTTTGGTTGAAGAAGTGCTGGTCGTCGAGAAGCGCCTGCGGCTGCGCGAGGAGCTCCACATCCGCCGTACTGTTTCGCAAGACCCCGTAGAGGTGCCGGTCACCCTGCGCAAGCAACGGGCCGAAATACACCGCGATGGTCCAAACCAAAACAACGAAGAGGAAATTTGA
- a CDS encoding YsnF/AvaK domain-containing protein, producing MSQIYENGTRTLTAFFDTRSAADGAVERLVSAGIPRSQVQLAAGAEQGSATVKQDQHKGFFESLSDFFMPEEDRYTYAEGLSRGGYLVVVNDLDDRSHEIAIDILDDEGSVNLDEREATWRAEGWGGYDAAGTTSSDLAAGRRDTTGEAIPVVEEQLEIGKRDVSLGRVRVRSYVREQPVSADVNLHEDRVTIDRRPVDRPLTGADDAFRDRTIEAEEHAERAVVSKEARVTEEISLRREGTDHVEKVGDTVRKTEVEIEDDRNLAANKRQNQR from the coding sequence ATGAGCCAGATCTATGAGAACGGCACTCGCACTCTGACGGCGTTTTTCGACACGCGCTCCGCAGCTGATGGAGCTGTAGAACGCCTCGTCAGTGCAGGCATACCACGCAGCCAAGTGCAGCTTGCCGCTGGTGCAGAGCAAGGCTCTGCAACGGTAAAGCAGGATCAGCATAAGGGCTTTTTCGAATCCCTGTCTGACTTCTTCATGCCCGAAGAGGATCGTTACACCTATGCAGAAGGTCTTAGCCGAGGCGGCTATCTCGTGGTCGTCAACGATCTTGACGATCGCTCCCATGAGATTGCTATCGACATCCTCGATGACGAAGGTTCTGTGAACCTCGATGAGCGCGAGGCCACTTGGCGCGCTGAGGGATGGGGCGGGTACGACGCCGCAGGTACCACATCCAGCGACCTCGCTGCCGGGCGCCGCGACACCACCGGAGAGGCTATTCCTGTTGTGGAAGAGCAGCTTGAGATTGGTAAGCGGGATGTCAGCCTCGGCCGGGTTCGGGTGCGTTCTTATGTTCGCGAGCAACCCGTCAGTGCCGACGTCAACCTGCACGAAGATCGCGTGACCATCGACCGGCGGCCTGTTGATCGCCCGTTGACCGGCGCAGACGATGCTTTCCGCGACCGCACGATTGAGGCCGAAGAGCATGCAGAGCGAGCAGTGGTCTCCAAGGAAGCGCGCGTGACAGAAGAAATCTCTCTTCGCCGCGAAGGCACCGATCACGTTGAAAAGGTCGGCGACACCGTACGCAAGACTGAAGTCGAGATCGAAGACGACCGCAACCTCGCGGCGAACAAGCGGCAAAACCAGCGCTAA
- a CDS encoding AAA family ATPase, translating to MSLSDLSIAGYRSIRSIRFPLRRLTVLVGSNGVGKTNLYRALELVHAAATGELALAIAREGGLASVMWAGSRRATDPPRLRFEVGMDTILPTDAEAAYQPRYAVEVGFGDSRYEAVFSEEPQIKAESLILPGRRSITLLERKGPAAWFRDENGRMRQLEQPLLASETALSSLRGTLPELDAVRHLLASWRFYHGFRTDQASPLRRPSLAVTAPMLDADGGNLGAVLATLKHIRGDTVDLAAAIDQAFPGARLAIPPPAKDASFAMTFPDVPHRPFGPSELSDGTLQFIALLGALLAYRPPPFIALNEPEASLHPDLLPALARAIARAAERSQVWVVTHSTILAQAIAEETCIHPRQVIRKDGATWLEGLSDVGIFPDE from the coding sequence ATGTCACTTTCCGACCTTTCCATTGCGGGTTACCGCTCGATCCGGTCCATTCGCTTCCCGCTGAGACGCTTGACCGTACTCGTAGGCAGCAATGGTGTTGGCAAGACCAATCTCTACCGGGCACTTGAACTCGTTCACGCAGCGGCCACAGGCGAACTCGCTCTGGCAATCGCGCGTGAAGGTGGTCTGGCTTCGGTAATGTGGGCGGGCTCTCGTCGCGCCACCGACCCGCCACGCCTCAGATTTGAGGTGGGCATGGACACCATCCTGCCCACCGACGCGGAAGCCGCCTACCAGCCGCGCTACGCTGTCGAGGTTGGCTTTGGCGACTCTCGCTACGAAGCGGTGTTTTCTGAGGAGCCGCAGATCAAGGCGGAAAGCCTGATCCTGCCGGGTCGGCGCAGCATCACGCTCCTAGAGCGAAAGGGCCCAGCGGCCTGGTTCCGGGATGAAAATGGGCGCATGCGTCAGCTCGAGCAACCGCTTCTCGCCAGTGAAACTGCGCTTTCCTCACTGCGCGGCACCCTGCCCGAGCTCGATGCCGTTCGGCATCTGCTCGCAAGTTGGCGCTTCTATCACGGGTTTCGAACAGATCAGGCATCGCCCCTACGCCGGCCTTCTCTCGCCGTGACCGCTCCCATGCTGGACGCAGACGGCGGCAATCTTGGCGCCGTTCTGGCCACGCTGAAGCACATCCGGGGCGACACGGTCGATCTTGCCGCCGCGATCGATCAGGCGTTCCCGGGGGCCCGCCTGGCCATTCCGCCTCCTGCTAAAGACGCGTCTTTCGCGATGACCTTCCCCGATGTGCCGCACCGGCCTTTCGGCCCATCCGAACTGTCCGATGGCACGTTGCAGTTCATCGCGCTGCTGGGCGCTCTCCTGGCCTATCGCCCGCCCCCTTTTATCGCGCTGAACGAACCCGAGGCCAGTCTTCACCCCGACCTCCTTCCGGCACTCGCGCGTGCGATCGCCCGCGCAGCAGAGCGCAGTCAGGTCTGGGTGGTGACCCATTCGACCATCCTTGCGCAGGCAATCGCTGAGGAAACCTGCATTCACCCGCGCCAGGTCATCCGCAAGGATGGGGCCACCTGGCTCGAAGGGCTCTCCGATGTCGGTATTTTCCCAGACGAATGA
- a CDS encoding glutathionylspermidine synthase family protein → MERTTLPARPDWRDKAREVGFGFHEMYGEPYWVDDAAYTFTLEELETRIEAPSQELHEMCMDLVDDIVGNEQYLDRLAIPSELRDVVQRSWERGDLHLYGRFDLAYDGTGDAKLLEYNADTPTSVFETGYFQFNWMTDQVERGALPADTDQYNLLQESLVEAFGEFPHDPIFHFAAMLDNEEDRGTTVYLMDCAVQAGHRVELLDISQIGVDAQGRFTDLRDRVIDQCFKLYPWEFMLREPFSRQLVPSGDVFVEPAWKAILSNKGLLPLLWERHPNHPNLLPAFFAGDTRAGELSEFVRKPLLSREGENVTIVRGGEEIASAPGTYGEEGYIVQGYAPLFRSEFGYAVLGSWVVGDRACALGVREDQSPITANLSRFVPHVILG, encoded by the coding sequence ATGGAGCGTACCACCCTACCGGCACGTCCCGACTGGCGCGACAAGGCACGTGAGGTTGGGTTCGGCTTCCACGAAATGTATGGCGAACCCTATTGGGTGGACGACGCTGCCTACACCTTCACGCTCGAAGAGCTTGAAACAAGGATAGAGGCGCCGTCTCAGGAATTGCACGAGATGTGCATGGACCTTGTGGACGACATCGTCGGTAACGAACAGTATCTTGATCGTCTCGCAATCCCCTCCGAGCTCCGAGACGTGGTGCAGCGCTCCTGGGAGCGGGGTGACCTCCATCTCTATGGCCGGTTCGATCTGGCCTATGATGGTACAGGCGACGCCAAGCTGCTCGAATACAACGCTGATACCCCCACTTCGGTGTTCGAGACCGGCTACTTCCAATTCAATTGGATGACGGATCAAGTCGAACGGGGTGCCCTGCCGGCCGACACCGATCAATACAACCTGCTGCAGGAAAGCCTGGTCGAAGCTTTCGGCGAGTTCCCGCACGACCCGATCTTTCACTTCGCGGCCATGCTCGACAATGAAGAGGACCGCGGCACCACGGTCTACCTCATGGACTGTGCCGTACAGGCGGGTCACCGGGTCGAACTGCTCGATATCAGCCAGATCGGAGTGGATGCGCAGGGCCGTTTTACCGACCTGCGGGACCGGGTCATCGACCAGTGCTTTAAGCTCTATCCGTGGGAGTTCATGTTGCGGGAGCCCTTCTCCCGCCAGCTCGTGCCGTCAGGAGATGTCTTCGTCGAGCCCGCGTGGAAGGCCATCCTCTCCAACAAGGGATTGTTGCCGCTGCTTTGGGAACGGCACCCCAATCATCCCAATCTGCTGCCCGCCTTTTTTGCCGGTGACACGCGCGCCGGTGAGTTGAGCGAATTTGTGCGCAAGCCTCTGCTGTCTCGCGAGGGCGAGAACGTCACCATCGTTCGAGGAGGCGAGGAGATCGCCTCGGCGCCTGGTACATATGGCGAGGAAGGCTATATCGTGCAGGGTTATGCCCCGCTGTTCCGCAGTGAGTTCGGCTACGCGGTTTTGGGCAGTTGGGTGGTGGGGGACCGCGCCTGTGCGCTTGGCGTACGGGAGGACCAATCGCCCATCACGGCCAATCTCTCCCGTTTCGTGCCGCATGTGATCCTCGGATAA